One Pochonia chlamydosporia 170 chromosome 5, whole genome shotgun sequence DNA segment encodes these proteins:
- a CDS encoding elongation of fatty acids protein 1 (similar to Aspergillus oryzae RIB40 XP_001819739.1) codes for MSGILEQLPLPTIDRPFGVHLWPIFSKAWEVVVGYPAEEFKFVPFETPMSTLKSTSIFIVIYYMIIFGGRELMRNREPFKLKSLFLIHNFYLTAISGILLVLFIEQLVPELYKNGVFHAICHHDGGWTQPMVVLYYLNYLTKYLELLDTVFLFLKKKPLTFLHCYHHGATALLCYTQLIGSTSVSWVPITLNLTVHVVMYWYYFQSARGIRIWWKEWVTRLQIIQFIIDLGFVYFASYTYFTSTYFPWMPNAGKCAGEEFAAFSGIAILSSYLVLFISFYFATYKKGGKSTTRKSLRRMSQAPLPDPLHVQAAVAANGKGNGHTNGATTTGAKTNGVTTRSRKA; via the exons ATGTCCGGCatccttgagcagctccCGCTGCCGACGATCGATCGTCCTTTTGGCGTCCACCTATGGCCTATTTTCAGCAAGGCCTGGGAGGTCGTTGTTGGCTATCCCGCCGAGGAGTTCAAATTTGTCCCCTTTGAGACTCCCATGTCGACCCTAAAGTCGACCTCtatcttcatcgtcatctaCTACATGATCATCTTTGGTGGCCGTGAGTTGATGCGCAATCGTGAGCCATTCAAGCTCAAgtctctcttcctcatccacaacTTCTACCTCACCGCTATCAGCGGTATCCTCCTGGTCCTCTTTATTGAGCAGCTTGTTCCCGAGCTCTACAAGAATGGTGTTTTCCACGCCATCTGCCACCACGATGGTGGATGGACCCAGCCCATGGTTGTCCTGTATTAC CTCAACTACTTGACCAAGTATCTCGAGCTCCTGGACACCGTTTTCCTGTtcctgaagaagaagcccttGA CTTTCCTCCACTGCTATCACCACGGCGCCactgctctgctctgctaCACCCAGCTGATTGGTTCAACCTCTGTTTCTTGGGTTCCCATCACCCTTAACCTGACTGTCCACGTCGTCATGTACTGGTACTACTTCCAGAGTGCTCGTGGCATCCGAATTTGGTGGAAGGAGTGGGTCACTCGTCTCCAGATCATCCAGTTCATTATTGATCTTG GATTCGTCTACTTTGCCTCGTACACGTACTTCACCTCGACGTATTTCCCCTGGATGCCCAATGCTGGCAAGTGCGCCGGCGAGGAGTTTGCAGCTTTCTCCGGTATCGCCATCCTCAGCTCCTACCTGgtcctcttcatctccttctACTTTGCCACCTACAAGAAGGGTGGCAAGAGCACCACTCGCAAGTCTCTGCGCCGCATGTCTCAGGCTCCTCTTCCCGATCCTCTGCACGTCCAggctgccgttgccgccaACGGCAAGGGCAACGGTCACACGAATGGTGCTACCACGACCGGAGCTAAGACCAACGGCGTCACCACTCGCTCTCGCAAAGCCTAA
- a CDS encoding F-box domain-containing protein (similar to Cordyceps militaris CM01 XP_006668962.1), with the protein MRSLFRKKDKKREEPTSPLPPELRPNVALDSLRCPPTQFSARLLAALPEKVLHRIFTFVCPHALDQSYDTCESSPIGRGCMLCDLRDLAHCGQVNHAWRPIVNKILYHSVRIDPVHYCSREAFLAERRKKTSRFNKNGIPEDPALARLRLLRRTVREDPTRLGKTVQFLKIPYQIRESYHSELAQTIAVLPNLKYVDLPEGMFSDDPTFATLRLEVQARCPNIRKATYLGGSERSFATLADGQIWPQLEVLELNSLNVEPRMLRAVLSCLPNLRALKVSETYSLSDEVLVADEYLPPLPALEELILKDTPSLTAAGIVDYLSFFEMQQSLKVLTLKDTGITPWMLQDVLSMAPSLKTLAIQSKVAEPFPSHEAVQPLAHKRLRTLRFEISAKSSAGPFATQGYYSYLANSVLAGGLPRLRRLYVFDEKFPDQLQNLPPPTATFAGGRVRSSSNSSGHMGAPALRVSPPGSASPLASPTRQGFGNVLSPSRQNFGNVASPTRQNFSNAANPNRFSSNNPFAHAPGRSPAMQTLEVFTKSDEFGQWNFARVDSFTAAATAPSGRPSSSYGLAADVTGQGWDRGEARRSVMIGNGAGGFSPVPGTDAERDPGGFTLGAVPMRNKADMLRPLSSAGDARRSRGFGR; encoded by the exons ATGAGATCGCTATTcaggaagaaagacaagaagcGGGAGGAGCCGACATCACCTCTGCCGCCTGAGCTTCGACCGAACGTCGCATTGGACTCTTTGCGCTGCCCGCCGACACAATTCTCTGCGCGTCTGTTGGCAGCCCTGCCAGAAAAGGTTCTCCATCGGATTTTCACATTTGTCTGCCCACATGCGCTGGATCAGAGCTATGATACTTGCGAATCTAGTCCGATCGGCCGGGGCTGCATGCTCTGTGATTTGAGAGACTTGGCGCATTGCGGCCAAGTGAACCATGCGTGGCGGCCGATTGTCAATAAAATCTT GTATCACAGCGTTCGCATCGACCCAGTCCACTACTGCTCGAGGGAGGCTTTCTTGGCAGAGCGACGGAAGAAGACATCTAGGTTCAATAAAAACGGAATCCCCGAAGACCCAGCCCTTGCACGACTGAGACTGCTAAGACGAACTGTTCGCGAGGATCCAACAAGACTCGGCAAAACCGTCCAGTTCCTGAAGATACCATATCAGATTCGGGAATCCTACCACTCGGAATTGGCCCAAACCATTGCTGTGCTGCCCAATCTCAAATATGTCGACCTTCCAGAAGGCATGTTTTCCGACGACCCTACATTTGCGACGTTGCGGCTCGAAGTGCAAGCTAGGTGTCCCAACATACGGAAAGCGACATATTTGGGCGGCTCGGAGCGCAGTTTTGCCACGCTGGCAGACGGCCAAATTTGGCCACAACTTGAGGTGCTTGAACTGAACAGTTTGAACGTTGAACCCAGAATGCTGAGAGCGGTTCTATCTTGTTTGCCTAATCTTCGTGCTCTCAAGGTCTCGGAAACATACAGCCTGTCAGATGAAGTTTTGGTCGCCGATGAATACTTACCTCCTCTGCCCGCGCTGGAAGAATTAATTCTCAAGGACACACCTAGTCTGACAGCAGCTGGTATCGTCGACTACCTGAGCTTTTTTGAGATGCAGCAGTCTCTCAAAGTCTTGACACTTAAAGACACCGGTATTACACCGTGGATGTTGCAGGATGTGCTCTCAATGGCACCGTCACTCAAAACGCTGGCCATCCAATCCAAAGTCGCAGAGCCATTTCCCTCGCACGAAGCCGTCCAGCCATTGGCGCACAAACGTCTGAGGACACTTCGATTTGAAATATCAGCTAAATCATCCGCAGGACCATTTGCGACTCAGGGATACTACTCGTATCTTGCAAACTCCGTGCTGGCCGGAGGTCTTCCCAGGCTGCGTAGACTGTATGTATTTGACGAGAAATTCCCGGATCAACTACAGAACCTTCCTCCTCCTACCGCGACGTTTGCTGGCGGACGAGTTCGATCGTCATCAAATTCGTCGGGACACATGGGAGCCCCCGCGCTACGGGTATCACCTCCAGGCTCCGCCAGTCCCCTAGCATCGCCTACTCGCCAAGGGTTTGGCAATGTGCTGTCTCCTTCGCGCCAAAACTTTGGCAACGTGGCATCCCCTACGAGGCAGAACTTTTCAAACGCAGCAAATCCGAACCGCTTCAGTTCTAATAACCCGTTTGCGCACGCACCAGGAAGAAGTCCTGCCATGCAGACACTGGAAGTTTTCACAAAAAGCGACGAGTTTGGCCAATGGAACTTTGCCAGAGTAGATTCGTTTactgcagcagcaacggcacCGTCTGGCCGTCCCAGTAGTAGCTACGGGCTGGCTGCGGATGTCACGGGCCAGGGCTGGGACCGCGGCGAAGCTAGACGCAGTGTCATGATTGGAAATGGAGCGGGCGGATTCTCACCGGTGCCGGGGACTGACGCTGAGCGTGACCCTGGTGGCTTTACACTTGGTGCTGTTCCGATGCGCAACAAGGCCGACATGTTGCGGCCGCTGAGCAGTGCAGGCGATGCGAGGAGAAGTCGAGGTTTCGGGAGATAG
- a CDS encoding LSM domain-containing protein: MASQLLPLELIDKCVGSRMWVIMKGDKEFSGTLVGFDDYVNMVLEDVTEFDYSGNHTKLPKILLNGNNICMLIPGGEGPA, from the exons ATGGCTTCCCAATTGCTACCACTAG AACTCATCGACAAGTGTGTCGGCTCAAGGATGTGGGTTATCATGAAGGGAGACAAGG AGTTTAGCGGCACCCTCGTCGGGTTCGACGACTACGTCA acatggtgttggaggatgtGACGGAATT TGACTACTCCGGAAACCACACCAAGCTGCCCAAGATTCTGCTCAACGGTAACAATATCTGCATG TTAATTCCGGGGGGTGAAGGACCGGCTTGA
- a CDS encoding ribosome biogenesis protein YTM1 (similar to Magnaporthe oryzae 70-15 XP_003709254.1) encodes MDSSPTQVKVIFTTDEQDLQLPESKRQLLVPADIKRYGLSRILNSESMLDTSSPVPLDFLANGTFLRTSVEDYLKSNGLSSETTLTLQYVRSLIPPVYQASFQHDDWVGDVDVLSATAPASTGVDGVINDRIASASYDGLVRIWNPSGDAIATSTAGRAGGHTSRVNAVRWLSTTKLASAGLDRKIIIWDYSESDDGFSGSLKHNMELWGHEKNINTIDVNCATGRILTASSDGRVGLWTSSKRAAPQADPESLPSSHSTKRAKLSAAATTAQRGPLAMMPMHDDQVTAAVFHPHDSTVAYSASQDHTVKTIDLTTQKEVSRLTTLHPIMCAAALPGNSLIAAGSSARHITLLDPRESATATAAMTLRGHINMVVSLSPSPDNEYSLVSGSHDSTCRVWDLRSVRPATSEEGSGSVSEPVYTIGREWLNGKKLPPAGDGAKVLSVVWDKSWGIVSAGEDKKVQINRGRGLLAS; translated from the exons ATGGACTCCTCACCGACGCAGGTGAAGGTCATCTTCACCACAGATGAGCAGGATCTGCAGCTCCCGGAGTCCAAGAGACAATTGCTCGTTCCAGCGG ATATCAAGCGATATGGCCTCTCTCGAATTCTCAACTCCGAGTCCATGCTGGACACATCCTCTCCCGTTCCCCTTGACTTCCTCGCCAACGGCACATTTCTCCGCACATCTGTCGAAGACTACCTCAAGTCCAATGGACTATCATCTGAAACGACTCTCACCCTTCAATATGTCCGCAGTTTGATCCCTCCCGTGTATCAAGCCAGTTTCCAGCATGACGACTGGGTCGGCGACGTCGATGTCCTATCTGCCACAGCTCCCGCCAGCACAGGCGTCGACGGCGTCATCAATGACAGAATTGCCAGCGCCTCATACGATGGCCTTGTGAGAATATGGAACCCGTCAGGCGACGCGATTGCCACGTCGACAGCCGGTAGAGCTGGCGGCCACACCTCAAGAGTCAATGCCGTCCGGTGGTTGTCTACCACAAAGCTCGCCTCAGCGGGACTCGACAGAAAAATCATCATCTGGGACTATTCCGAATCGGATGACGGTTTTTCAGGCTCGTTGAAACATAACATGGAATTATGGGGGCATGAGAAAAATATCAACACCATCGATGTCAATTGCGCTACGGGACGAATCCTCACTGCTTCCTCAGATGGCCGAGTCGGTCTCTGGACTTCGTCCAAGCGGGCTGCTCCCCAAGCAGACCCTGAGAGTCTTCCCTCATCTCATTCCACGAAACGTGCCAAATTATCCGCCGCTGCCACAACCGCTCAACGTGGTCCTTTGGCTATGATGCCGATGCATGATGACCAGGTCACTGCTGCGGTTTTCCACCCTCACGATTCAACCGTTGCGTACTCGGCGTCGCAAGATCACACAGTCAAAACAATCGACTTGACCACGCAAAAGGAAGTCTCAAGATTGACAACCCTCCACCCAATCATGTGCGCTGCAGCGCTGCCGGGAAACTCACTCATTGCTGCTGGCTCTTCCGCACGGCACATCACTCTCCTCGATCCTCGAGAATCTGCTACCGCTACAGCTGCCATGACTCTCCGCGGCCATATCAACATGGTTGTATCTCTCTCACCATCCCCAGACAACGAATACTCATTGGTATCCGGATCCCACGACAGCACTTGTCGCGTTTGGGATCTCCGAAGTGTACGTCCGGCCACGTCAGAGGAAGGGTCTGGAAGTGTCAGCGAGCCGGTCTACACCATCGGCAGGGAGTGGCTGAACGGCAAGAAGTTGCCGCCAGCAGGTGATGGCGCCAAGGTATTGAGCGTGGTGTGGGATAAGTCGTGGGGCATTGTGAGCGCTGGAGAGGACAAAAAGGTGCAGATTAATAGAGGTAGAGGGCTTTTGGCTTCATAG
- a CDS encoding DNA-directed RNA polymerase II subunit RPB11 (similar to Metarhizium acridum CQMa 102 XP_007812272.1), producing MAGCNPKHFNTQDTFELFLLSEGEKRIEEKVYSGMSNTSDFILNKEDHTLGNLLSEHIKAHPNVYMAGYKLGHPNVPQLFIRVQTDGTKTPREVFTAVCEKLINQLESLHQEFTREWELRRITNTGEQGNLQGNGF from the exons ATGGCCGGCTGCAACCCCAAGCACTTCAACACCCAAGACAC TTTCGAGCTCTTCTTGCTGAGCGAGGGAGAGAAGAGGATTGAAGAAAAAGTGTACTCTG GCATGTCCAACACCTCAGACTTCATTTTGAACAAAGAGGACCACACTCTCGGCAACCTCTTATCTGAACATATCAAGGCTCACCCTAATGTCTACATGGCTGGTTACAAAC TTGGCCACCCCAACGTACCCCAGCTCTTCATTCGTGTACAAACAGATGGGACGAAAACCCCTCGCGAGGTTTTCACCGCTGTCTGCGAAAAGCTCATCAACCAACTAGAATCGCTGCACCAGGAATTTACCCGTGAATGGGAGCTCCGACGTATCACGAATACGGGAGAACAAGGTAACTTGCAAGGGAATGGCTTCTAA
- a CDS encoding werner syndrome helicase (similar to Metarhizium acridum CQMa 102 XP_007812270.1), which translates to MARPSSLSGKSKLWSPKLGIRFSPPTETASIYPQLDVPRFLQTASSIHVTRADSKSEPFEYCSPTTAKDDIATLSSPHDRDIKSSGYSEPEPTKQLHITTHEQNKETTPSNIDTKFDSTNIQPPSTSLSFNISHSLFHAARIAKPGSLESFWSHTMYQRTNRSGTTERVKVHYCTSKHTMEQVCQRHFLNQPLLGLDLEWLPEATRHAGPRENVSLIQIASPERIALFHIALFPKDDTFIAPTFRQIMEDSTVSKVGVQVKGDCTRLKNYLGVETRGIFELSHLYKQVKFTAAKTPGLINKRPVALSTQVQEVLGLPLFKGDMVRSSNWMRRLSYRQMLYAASDAYAGVQLYYVLDEQRKQLDPCPGRPHHVELGLPIPVVEPELSEESDYLSDDSFSSLDSDIRTELLNMPLTPTEQPARDSRVLAAEKKASEYRAAKVSMSAQPAALRAYYIWYGNVDLKPDDVAKILRDPPLKTNTVVSYILGAIVSEKMAYDKLRLKTEVLSLLDESVRVSSRYGELVRSCDED; encoded by the exons ATGGCCAGACCGTCAAGTTTGAGTGGCAAATCTAAGCTATGGAGTCCGAAGTTGGGCATTCGCTTCTCACCACCCACAGAGACCGCGTCGATATACCCTCAGCTAGATGTGCCGCGTTTCCTGCAAACTGCGAGCTCTATCCACGTCACCAGGGCTGATTCCAAGAGTGAGCCGTTTGAATACTGCTCACCTACTACGGCGAAAGATGATATAGCCACCTTATCATCACCTCATGACCGAGACATCAAATCAAGTGGTTATTCGGAGCCAGAACCCACAAAGCAACTTCACATCACGACGCAtgaacaaaacaaagaaacaacgCCTTCCAACATAGACACCAAATTTGATTcaaccaacatccaacccCCCTCAACATCACTAAGCTTCAACATCTCCCACTCCCTCTTCCACGCAGCACGCATCGCCAAGCCCGGATCTCTCGAATCCTTCTGGTCACACACCATGTACCAACGCACCAACCGTTCGGGCACCACCGAAAGAGTAAAAGTCCACTACTGCACCAGCAAACACACCATGGAGCAAGTCTGCCAACGACACTTCCTCAACCAACCACTCCTCGGCCTCGACCTCGAGTGGCTCCCCGAAGCAACCCGCCACGCTGGACCGCGAGAAAACGTATCTCTCATCCAGATCGCGAGCCCAGAACGCATCGCCCTCTTCCACATTGCCCTGTTCCCCAAGGACGACACCTTCATCGCCCCCACGTTTCGGCAGATTATGGAAGACTCGACAGTGAGCAAAGTAGGTGTCCAGGTTAAGGGcgactgcaccagactcaaaaATTACCTCGGTGTTGAAACACGGGGTATTTTCGAACTGAGCCATCTGTACAAACAGGTGAAATTCACGGCGGCAAAGACGCCAGGCCTTATTAATAAGCGGCCGGTGGCGCTGTCGACCCAGGTGCAGGAGGTTTTGGGGCTGCCGCTTTTTAAGGGTGATATGGTGCGGTCGAGTAATTGGATGAGACGGTTGAGTTATAGGCAAATGCTCT ATGCTGCTTCGGATGCGTACGCTGGGGTGCAGTTGTACTATGTTCTCGATGAACAGCGCAAGCAACTGGATCCTTGTCCCGGGAGACCTCATCACGTAGAACTGGGTCTGCCGATTCCGGTGGTTGAGCCGGAACTATCAGAAGAGTCGGATTACCTATCGGACGACTCCTTTAGCTCTCTCGACTCAGATATCAGAACTGAGCTCCTGAATATGCCGTTGACGCCAACTGAACAACCTGCCAGAGATTCTCGCGTGCTGGCAGCTGAGAAGAAAGCGAGCGAGTATCGAGCCGCAAAGGTTTCAATGTCGGCACAACCAGCTGCCTTGAGAGCATATTATATCTGGTACGGCAATGTGGATCTCAAGCCagatgatgttgccaagatccTGCGAGATCCGCCGCTAAAAACTAACACTGTTGTGTCTTATATTCTTGGTGCGATTGTTAGTGAAAAGATGGCATACGATAAATTGAGGCTGAAGACTGAAGTTTTGTCACTGTTGGATGAGAGCGTCAGAGTGAGTAGTCGATATGGTGAATTGGTGAGGAGCTGCGATGAGGACTGA
- a CDS encoding cytochrome P450 (similar to Dichomitus squalens LYAD-421 SS1 XP_007360803.1) has protein sequence MSLGSIRIVAALLVVAIVLQRFLRKDEPVKNAPPMVHVAEEELIYSPIESMTKALRENGPVVGVERNGNVEYLVSKEYTRRLLTDESAFSFEVGVAKVLGLDFVFNLHGGSFLRDMDSLVKNYLARRLNEIVPEIWPIFERGAGKMVKDGVLRPVDILPYAQQTMGQVSIRIFLGESYDNPRNVNSVVDIAEDIAELSGIFKNTSYLRNFPLLWRMVTWIKLLFRIPYHIGPRFFWEMWTDVSRPRKSKTEDNTIVTYLVNEYAGENGYISVTSRLWMIVLLLGIIFVSLHQTITNILWVTCFLAKHNDSQDRIRDEARRFNNDAHDQDIAFKALQKSAITDSYVREVMRMKGDTASLARATIKDAQLGPYMIPRGSIVIPVTYLSYRSPDFHPNPQEFNPLRWVGSGRSAATTGPGYLVFGLGRWSCPGRVLAANEIKLWLMALVKCGRFKLQGDKYVVPDPHNVTSVPPIGRLMFDEMM, from the exons ATGTCTTTGGGTAGTATTCGTATTGTGGCGGCCTTGCTTGTCGTTGCCATCGTCTTGCAACGGTTTTTGCGGAAGGATGAGCCGGTCAAGAATGCGCCGCCGATGGTGCATGTCGCC GAGGAGGAGCTAATTTATTCTCCGATTGAGTCTATGACAAAGGCCTTGAGGGAGAATGGACCCGTGGTGGGAGTTGAGCGGAATGGCAAT GTTGAATATTTGGTCTCGAAAGAGTATACGCGGAGGTTGCTGACGGATGAGTCGGCTTTTAGTTTTGAGGTGGGAGTCGCCAAG GTCCTCGGTTTGGATTTTGTGTTTAATCTGCACGGGGGCTCGTTTTtgagagacatggacagtCTGGTCAAGAACTATTTGGCGAGACGGCTGAATGAAATTGTTCCCGAGA TCTGGCCGATTTTTGAGCGCGGCGCAGGCAAGATGGTCAAGGATGGGGTGCTTCGACCCGTTGATATTCTGCCCTATGCCCAGCAGACGATGGGCCAGGTGTCGATTAGGATATTTCTGGGCGAG AGTTATGATAACCCGCGAAATGTAAATTCGGTGGTTGATATTGCCGAGGATATAGCTGAGCTCTCGGGAATTTTCAAGAATACCTCATATCTACGCAACTTTCCCTTGCTCTGGCGAATGGTTACCTG GATCAAGCTGCTCTTCCGAATCCCGTATCACATTGGACCGAGGTTCTTCTGGGAGATGTGGACTGACGTTTCGCGACCCAGAAAGTCCAAGACAGAG GATAATACCATCGTGACATACCTCGTGAATGAGTATGCAGGCGAGAATGGCTACATATCAGTCACTTCTCGCCTCTGGATGATAGTCTTACTCCTGGGAATCATTTTCGTCAGCCTACACCAAAC CATCACAAACATCCTCTGGGTCACCTGCTTCCTAGCCAAACACAACGACAGCCAAGATAGAATCCGAGATGAAGCCCGGCGCTTCAACAACGACGCCCACGACCAGGACATTGCTTTCAAGGCCTTGCAAAAGTCAGCCATTACGGATTCGTATGTCCGTGAGGTGATGCGCATGAAGGGCGACACGGCGAGTCTTGCGCGCGCAACCATTAAAGATGCCCAGCTGGGGCCATATATGATCCCCAGAG GTTCCATCGTCATCCCAGTAACGTATCTTTCCTACCGATCGCCAGACTTCCACCCCAACCCGCAGGAGTTCAACCCCCTGAGATGGGTTGGCAGTGGACGCTCCGCCGCAACCACTGGCCCGGGATATCTCGTCTTCGGCCTAGGACGGTGGTCTTGTCCAGGGCGAGTTCTCGCTGCGAATG AAATTAAATTATGGCTCATGGCGTTGGTTAAGTGCGGACGCTTCAAGCTTCAGGGGGACAAGTACGTGGTTCCTGATCCGCACAACGTCACGAGTGTGCCGCCGATTGGGCGGCTTATgtttgatgagatgatgtAG
- a CDS encoding glycogen synthase (similar to Aspergillus terreus NIH2624 XP_001217836.1), with protein MADGEPVRDVKNHLLFEIATEVAHRVGGIYSVIKSKAPVTTAEYGDRYTLIGPLNHTSAAVEVEEMEPTNPEIAKTMQAMKDRGIGMLYGRWLIEGAPRVLLIDTKTAYGYMNEWKTDLWNIASIPSPPSDDETNEAIVFGYLVAWFLGEFVCHEKKRAVIAHFHEWLAGVALPLTKKRRIDVTTIFTTHATLLGRYLCAGSVDFYNNLQYFDVDAEAGKRGIYHRYCIERAATHSCDVFTTVSHITAFESEHLLKRKPDGVLPNGLNVTKFSAVHEFQNLHQQSKEKIHDFVRGHFYGHYDFDPDNTLYVFTAGRYEFRNKGVDMFIESLARLNHRLKNAGSKMTVVAFIIMPAQTTSLTVEALKGQAVIKSLRDTTTMIEQSIGRRMFERSLKWHEGDPMPDEKELISGQDRVLLRRRLFAMKRSGLPPIVTHNMVNDQEDPVLNQIRRVQLFNHPSDRVKVVFHPEFLNSANPVLPLDYDDFVRGCHMGVFASYYEPWGYTPAECTVMGVPSITTNLSGFGCYMEELIENSSDYGIYIVDRRTKGVDDSVNELTSHMFDFCGKSRRQRINQRNRTERLSDLLDWKRMGMEYVKARQLALRRAYPDSFSGDEEPDDFIPGVEQKITRPLSVPGSPRDKSGMMTPGDFASLQEGREGLNTEDYVAWKLPAEEDPDEYPFPLTLRTKAPGGESPLPPAALNGS; from the exons ATGGCCGACGGCGAGCCTGTCCGCGATGTCAAGAACCACCTGCTCTTTGAGATTGCTACAGAGGTAGCTCATCGAG TGGGTGGTATCTACTCCGTCATCAAGTCCAAGGCGCCAGTGACCACGGCCGAGTATGGTGACCGGTATACCCTCATTGGCCCTCTCAATCATACCTCT GCAGCCGTCGAGGTGGAAGAAATGGAGCCGACTAACCCAGAGATTGCCAAGACAATGCAGGCGATGAAGGATCGAGGCATTGGCATGCTGTACGGCCGATGGCTAATTGAAGGAGCTCCTAGGGTCTTACTCATTGATACCAAGACTGCGTATGGCTACATGAATGAATGGAAGACGGACCTGTGGAATATCGCAAGCattccatcaccacctaGTGACGACGAGACCAACGAAGCTATAGTCTTTGGCTACTTGGTAGCATGGTTTTTGGGAGAG TTTGTCTGTCACGAAAAGAAGCGAGCTGTTATTGCGCACTTCCACGAATGGCTCGCTGGTGTTGCGCTGCCTCTCACAAAGAAACGTCGCATTGacgtcaccaccatcttcaccacACATGCGACTCTTCTCGGGCGATATCTTTGCGCCGGCTCTGTTGATTTCTACAATAATTTGCAGTACTTTGATGTCGACGCCGAAGCTGGGAAAAGAGGTATCTACCATAGATACTGCATTGAGCGTGCAGCCACACACTCCTGCGACGTCTTCACAACCGTGTCCCACATTACGGCATTTGAGTCTGAGCATTTGCTGAAGCGCAAGCCCGACGGTGTGCTCCCCAATGGTCTCAACGTGACCAAATTTTCCGCCGTCCACGAATTCCAGAATTTGCACCAGCAGtccaaggagaagattcACGACTTTGTCCGAGGTCACTTCTACGGGCACTACGACTTTGACCCAGACAACACGCTGTATGTGTTTACTGCTGGTCGTTATGAGTTCCGAAATAAGGGTGTCGACATGTTCATCGAGTCCTTGGCTCGACTGAATCACCGGTTGAAGAATGCGGGTAGCAAGATGACTGTCGTGGCGTTTATCATCATGCCAGCGCAAACGACGTCGCTCACAGTGGAAGCCCTCAAGGGCCAGGCAGTCATCAAATCGCTGCGAGACACGACGACCATGATCGAACAGAGCATCGGTCGACGAATGTTCGAGCGCTCGCTCAAGTGGCACGAGGGAGACCCAATGCCAGACGAAAAGGAGCTCATTTCCGGTCAGGACCGCGTGTTGCTGCGGCGTCGTCTGTTCGCGATGAAGCGAAGCGGTCTGCCGCCGATTGTTACACACAACATGGTGAATGACCAGGAAGATCCAGTTCTCAACCAGATCCGACGCGTACAGCTCTTCAACCACCCTTCGGACCGGGTCAAGGTAGTGTTCCACCCAGAGTTCCTCAACTCTGCCAACCCGGTTCTCCCACTGGACTATGACGACTTTGTGCGCGGGTGCCACATGGGTGTTTTTGCTTCGTACTACGAGCCGTGGGGTTACACGCCGGCCGAGTGCACCGTCATGGGTGTTCCCAGCATCACGACCAACTTGTCCGGGTTCGGGTGCTACATGGAGGAGCTGATTGAGAACTCGAGCGACTATGGCATTTACATTGTCGATCGCCGAACCAAGGGAGTCGATGATTCGGTCAACGAGTTGACGTCGCACATGTTTGACTTTTGCGGCAAGAGTCGTCGCCAACGAATCAACCAGCGAAACCGGACGGAGCGTCTGAGCGACCTTCTCGACTGGAAGCGAATGGGCATGGAGTACGTCAAGGCTCGTCAACTGGCGTTGCGGCGGGCGTACCCCGACTCGTTCTCGGGAGACGAGGAACCGGATGACTTTATTCCTGGCGTCGAGCAAAAGATTACGCGACCTTTGTCGGTGCCGGGCTCGCCGAGAGACAAGAGCGGTATGATGACGCCAGGCGATTTTGCCAGTTTGCAGGAAGGGCGTGAGGGCTTGAACACCGAGGACTATGTCGCGTGGAAGTTGCC TGCGGAAGAAGATCCCGACGAGTATCCCTTCCCATTGACGCTCCGAACCAAGGCGCCAGGCGGCGAAAGTCCCTTGCCACCAGCAGCGCTGAATGGAAGCTAA